In Treponema denticola, one genomic interval encodes:
- a CDS encoding ABC transporter ATP-binding protein, whose amino-acid sequence MFKIQKEAEEIFKSIRLKRMFGGFFLLSDEFLTVVPGYYIGLAVDELKNATMTQSALIAYVVKIIFFTCMGYFFSSMFMFFIHNSGNRAAYLFRKKIISSVLKKTPPFFKKYTSGDILARTSNDVTAVENYFANGFIMLMDSFAYPGAAIFMMSVLISWKLTLAVVLPIPLITIIYFSLGKAIKDRTGKTYAEFSKVNQGILELAEGIKLIRCYVNEQVRLKKLSSIVKNYFSVLYAQVKLTSILQPCTAFITNLCIIIAFCYGGYLVHIGEITSGNLVSFFGFVGMIAWSGMASGFYLQIQKSADAAIDRINALIRDNNEFPSMGNKEKIERIEKISFKNFSFAYSDSEKKVLQDIFFEILQGEILGITGKTGSGKTSLIKQFFSLYPQNENIFINNIPLKNCDIFSFRNKTAYVSQRPQLLSGTVYENLCFYEKEIEKGKILKVLEAADVKSDIEKLTNGIDTKIGEKGVMLSGGQRQRIALARALLKEPEVLILDDAISAVDADTEVKIIENLKKSSSFNICIISAHRLSAVQHADKIIVLDDGKIIQQGTHEKLIKEGGWYAEQFEYQHSHSAELMQAEDADLQIDGGKKDER is encoded by the coding sequence ATGTTTAAGATACAAAAGGAAGCCGAAGAGATTTTTAAATCTATCAGGCTTAAAAGAATGTTTGGAGGTTTCTTTTTACTTTCGGATGAGTTTTTGACGGTCGTGCCGGGATACTACATAGGTCTTGCCGTAGATGAATTAAAAAATGCTACTATGACACAAAGTGCCCTTATTGCGTATGTGGTAAAAATAATTTTTTTCACCTGTATGGGATATTTTTTTTCTTCCATGTTTATGTTCTTTATTCACAATTCTGGAAACAGGGCGGCTTATCTTTTTAGAAAAAAAATAATTTCGTCGGTTTTAAAAAAGACTCCGCCGTTTTTTAAAAAATATACTTCAGGCGATATTTTGGCTCGCACCTCAAATGATGTCACGGCCGTAGAAAATTATTTTGCTAACGGTTTTATAATGCTGATGGATTCCTTTGCCTATCCCGGAGCTGCAATTTTTATGATGTCGGTTTTAATTTCATGGAAGTTAACCCTTGCAGTTGTCCTCCCAATACCACTTATAACTATTATTTATTTTTCTTTAGGTAAAGCAATAAAAGATAGAACGGGTAAAACCTATGCGGAATTTTCCAAGGTCAACCAAGGTATTTTGGAGCTCGCTGAAGGAATAAAACTTATACGCTGTTACGTGAATGAGCAAGTCAGGTTAAAAAAACTTTCTTCCATTGTTAAAAATTATTTTTCGGTTCTTTATGCACAAGTTAAACTAACCTCTATTTTGCAGCCATGTACAGCCTTTATTACAAATCTTTGTATCATAATAGCTTTTTGCTACGGCGGTTACCTTGTACACATAGGAGAAATTACTTCAGGGAATCTTGTTTCATTTTTTGGTTTTGTCGGAATGATTGCATGGAGCGGAATGGCAAGCGGCTTTTACTTACAAATTCAAAAGTCGGCAGATGCAGCTATCGACAGAATAAATGCTCTTATAAGAGATAACAACGAATTTCCGTCCATGGGAAACAAAGAAAAAATCGAAAGAATAGAAAAAATTTCTTTTAAAAATTTCAGCTTTGCATATTCCGATTCCGAAAAGAAAGTTTTACAGGATATTTTCTTTGAAATTTTACAAGGAGAAATTTTAGGAATTACCGGAAAAACCGGTTCGGGTAAAACAAGTTTGATAAAACAATTTTTCAGCCTCTATCCTCAAAATGAAAATATCTTCATAAATAATATTCCCTTAAAAAATTGCGATATTTTTTCTTTTAGAAACAAGACCGCTTATGTAAGTCAACGTCCTCAACTTTTATCGGGAACCGTTTACGAAAACTTATGCTTTTATGAAAAGGAAATTGAAAAAGGAAAAATATTAAAGGTTTTGGAAGCGGCTGATGTAAAAAGCGACATTGAAAAACTTACAAACGGGATCGATACAAAAATAGGAGAAAAAGGTGTTATGCTTTCAGGAGGGCAAAGGCAACGAATTGCCCTTGCCCGTGCTCTTCTTAAAGAACCGGAAGTTTTGATTTTGGATGATGCCATTTCTGCCGTCGATGCAGACACTGAAGTTAAGATAATCGAAAACCTAAAAAAATCTTCTTCATTTAATATCTGCATTATATCGGCACACCGTCTTTCGGCTGTTCAGCATGCAGACAAAATAATTGTGCTGGATGACGGTAAAATTATTCAGCAAGGAACGCACGAAAAACTTATAAAAGAAGGCGGCTGGTATGCGGAGCAGTTTGAATACCAGCACAGCCATTCTGCGGAACTTATGCAAGCTGAAGATGCTGACCTACAAATTGACGGAGGAAAAAAAGATGAAAGATAA
- the pepT gene encoding peptidase T codes for MDYLKRFQKYISMDTKSNEENECCPSTPGQLELGKYLVKELTEMGLKAEQDEHGYVYSAIPANTDKKVPAIGFIAHMDTAPDLDGKCVNPKVFVYKGGDIKLNDEYTMTVKDFPFLKELEGQEIITTDGTTLLGADDKAGITIIMGAIEYLLAHPEIKHGEIKIGFTPDEEIGRGADLFDVKKFGADFAYTVDGGPLGELEYENFNAASVKIEIQGKNVHPGSAKNMMVNSLSAARELENMLPEEQKPEYTEGYEGFIHLTSIEGSVDFTKMSYIIRDHFMESFLHKKELMKAAVDFLNKKYGNIIKMEIKDSYYNMKEKIEPHMEIIELAKKSMTDAGIEPHIVPVRGGTDGARLSFMGLPCPNLFAGGYNFHGRFELIPTMAFEKGIELVVKIVENNAK; via the coding sequence ATGGATTATCTTAAAAGATTTCAAAAATACATTTCGATGGACACTAAGTCCAACGAAGAAAATGAATGTTGTCCCAGTACTCCCGGACAGCTTGAGCTGGGAAAATACCTTGTAAAAGAATTGACCGAGATGGGCTTAAAGGCCGAGCAGGATGAGCACGGTTATGTTTATTCGGCCATTCCTGCAAACACCGATAAAAAGGTTCCTGCAATCGGTTTTATAGCCCACATGGACACGGCTCCCGATTTGGACGGCAAGTGCGTAAATCCGAAAGTTTTTGTGTACAAGGGCGGGGATATTAAACTCAATGATGAGTACACCATGACCGTCAAAGATTTTCCCTTCTTAAAAGAGCTTGAAGGTCAGGAGATTATTACAACCGACGGAACGACCCTCTTGGGTGCAGACGATAAGGCCGGTATTACAATCATCATGGGTGCTATAGAATATCTTTTGGCTCATCCCGAAATTAAACACGGCGAAATAAAAATCGGTTTTACTCCCGATGAAGAAATCGGAAGAGGCGCCGATCTTTTTGATGTAAAAAAATTCGGAGCGGACTTTGCCTATACTGTAGACGGCGGCCCCTTGGGTGAACTCGAATACGAAAACTTTAATGCCGCAAGCGTTAAGATAGAAATTCAAGGAAAGAATGTGCATCCGGGTTCTGCAAAGAATATGATGGTTAATTCTCTTTCTGCGGCAAGAGAATTGGAAAACATGCTTCCCGAAGAACAAAAGCCGGAATACACCGAAGGCTATGAGGGTTTTATTCATTTAACTTCCATTGAAGGAAGCGTTGATTTTACAAAGATGTCTTATATTATCCGCGATCACTTTATGGAAAGCTTCCTTCACAAAAAAGAACTTATGAAGGCAGCTGTCGATTTTTTAAATAAAAAATACGGCAATATAATCAAGATGGAAATAAAAGATTCCTATTACAATATGAAAGAAAAAATCGAACCGCACATGGAAATAATTGAGCTTGCAAAAAAATCTATGACTGATGCCGGTATTGAACCTCATATAGTTCCGGTTAGGGGAGGAACTGACGGAGCCCGCCTTTCTTTTATGGGGCTTCCCTGTCCTAACCTTTTTGCAGGCGGTTATAATTTTCACGGCCGCTTCGAGCTCATCCCCACAATGGCATTTGAAAAGGGAATTGAACTTGTAGTAAAAATTGTCGAAAATAACGCAAAATAG
- a CDS encoding ABC transporter ATP-binding protein: MKDKTNKLKVNYRFFLSYLKYCKTYVLAAFVVVGIFIASSAYLPTITASVINADLVNMPGLKNFLIKHALLVLGTALLFFLSIYVKTLLFRKIANTACEHIQMDMAGHLLNLKMKHFDEMTSGNIMSRFSSDVNAVGDLYFLVLGEVFSVILLCIVLYIRLALMSPYLFWASFAYLPVVYFLARYYLKKSDKPTRDYRNSIGELNGFFNESINSIETVQAFCAEEKTEKEFDKFNLPAYTSKRKMVLLSGLFSWNIIARIRTLIYAALLGVFGYLYFQGAHFLVGTLVIAISYNKEITDIFLKLFMQINIYKNAFVAAGRVSEIINFEHERTNGTPHSPMGDIKFSNTQFEYKEGIPILKGLDFNAEDGMTIAFVGKTGCGKSTIMNLILGFYENSGGKVLIDGQDIRSLELKTLRSKIAVVLQEPYLFSGTIFDNISLNDPLINRESCEKALKAVGGTNLIERSKKGLDAEVNENGKNFSEGERQIICFARAMVRDPKILILDEATANIDTETEKLINAGIEVLKKGRTTLIIAHRLSTVKNADIINVIDDGKLLESGTHEELIALNSKYAEWYRLQK; this comes from the coding sequence ATGAAAGATAAGACCAATAAACTCAAAGTAAATTATAGATTTTTTCTCTCGTACCTAAAATACTGCAAGACTTATGTCTTAGCAGCCTTTGTTGTAGTAGGAATTTTTATTGCATCTTCAGCCTATCTTCCTACAATTACAGCAAGCGTTATAAATGCCGACCTTGTAAATATGCCCGGCTTAAAAAATTTTTTAATTAAACATGCCCTTTTGGTTTTGGGGACTGCCCTTTTATTTTTTTTATCGATATATGTAAAAACATTGCTTTTTAGAAAAATTGCAAATACCGCCTGTGAACATATTCAAATGGATATGGCCGGTCATCTTTTAAATTTAAAGATGAAACATTTTGATGAAATGACTTCGGGAAATATAATGAGCCGTTTTTCTTCCGATGTAAATGCAGTAGGCGATTTATACTTTTTGGTTTTGGGCGAGGTATTTAGTGTAATTTTATTATGTATAGTTTTATATATCCGTTTGGCACTTATGAGCCCCTATCTTTTTTGGGCTAGTTTTGCCTATCTGCCGGTTGTTTATTTTCTTGCTCGGTATTATTTAAAAAAGAGCGACAAGCCGACACGGGATTATAGAAATTCAATCGGAGAATTAAACGGATTTTTTAACGAAAGTATTAATTCTATTGAAACCGTGCAAGCTTTTTGTGCAGAGGAAAAAACAGAAAAAGAGTTCGATAAATTTAATCTCCCGGCATATACTTCAAAACGAAAAATGGTTTTACTCTCGGGGCTTTTTTCTTGGAATATTATTGCAAGAATTAGAACCTTAATTTACGCCGCCCTTTTGGGAGTGTTCGGATATCTGTATTTTCAGGGAGCTCATTTTCTTGTCGGTACTCTTGTAATCGCTATAAGTTATAATAAGGAAATAACCGATATTTTTTTAAAATTGTTCATGCAGATAAATATTTACAAAAATGCCTTTGTCGCGGCGGGAAGAGTTTCGGAGATAATTAATTTTGAACATGAAAGAACAAACGGCACTCCTCATTCTCCCATGGGAGATATAAAATTTTCAAACACTCAATTTGAATACAAAGAAGGCATTCCAATTTTAAAAGGACTTGATTTTAATGCGGAAGACGGGATGACCATAGCCTTTGTCGGAAAGACCGGCTGCGGAAAATCTACGATTATGAATTTGATTTTAGGTTTTTATGAAAATTCCGGCGGTAAGGTTTTAATTGACGGGCAGGATATACGCTCTCTTGAATTAAAAACTCTGCGTTCCAAGATTGCAGTGGTCTTGCAAGAACCCTATCTTTTTAGCGGAACGATTTTTGACAACATAAGTTTAAACGATCCTCTTATAAATAGAGAATCTTGCGAAAAAGCTTTAAAGGCTGTAGGCGGCACAAATCTTATAGAACGTTCGAAAAAAGGTTTGGATGCCGAAGTGAACGAAAACGGAAAAAACTTTTCGGAAGGAGAGAGGCAGATTATCTGTTTTGCCCGTGCCATGGTAAGAGATCCTAAAATTCTAATCTTAGATGAGGCTACGGCAAACATTGATACCGAAACCGAAAAACTTATAAATGCAGGTATCGAAGTTTTAAAGAAGGGACGCACCACACTTATAATCGCACACCGTCTTTCTACCGTAAAAAATGCGGATATAATAAACGTAATCGATGACGGCAAATTATTGGAATCGGGCACTCACGAAGAACTTATTGCCCTGAATTCAAAATACGCCGAATGGTATAGACTGCAAAAGTAG
- a CDS encoding PhnE/PtxC family ABC transporter permease, protein MIEQANKIKKIKIRRFSKQRVLILFVLIFLSGLTIISLFQMEKPDYGIQKAFLQFTEYSKDLFFYPKLSQKYSYAEIFFSLLVSLSLALLTTVFGVVLAFFLGIAASENLSNKYLVKIIRTAMSLIRSVPTIIWVLIFSVVANIGAEAAVLGMSFHSTAYLVKGFSESFDGIDKKTIEALKACGASYIEIISQAVLPASINNLISWSFFRFEINFGNAVAVGAAAGAGGIGYELFMAGSLNFNMSEVGFISYLIFGTAIILEISSTRIRNRIRH, encoded by the coding sequence ATGATTGAGCAAGCAAACAAAATTAAAAAAATAAAAATAAGAAGATTCTCAAAGCAAAGAGTATTAATTTTATTTGTTCTTATTTTTTTATCCGGCCTTACAATTATAAGCTTATTTCAAATGGAAAAGCCCGACTATGGAATTCAAAAGGCTTTTTTGCAATTTACGGAATATTCAAAAGATTTATTTTTTTATCCTAAGCTGTCACAAAAATATTCTTATGCGGAAATATTTTTTTCTCTTTTAGTAAGTTTAAGTCTTGCCCTTTTAACCACCGTCTTCGGAGTGGTGCTTGCTTTCTTTTTAGGGATAGCCGCCTCGGAAAATCTTTCAAACAAGTATCTTGTAAAAATCATAAGAACGGCAATGTCCCTTATCCGCTCCGTGCCGACAATTATTTGGGTTTTAATATTTTCGGTAGTTGCAAACATAGGAGCAGAGGCCGCCGTCCTAGGCATGAGCTTCCACAGCACAGCCTATCTCGTAAAAGGTTTTTCGGAAAGCTTTGACGGCATAGACAAAAAAACGATTGAGGCCTTAAAAGCCTGCGGGGCAAGCTATATCGAAATTATAAGTCAGGCAGTTCTCCCCGCTTCGATAAACAATCTAATCTCGTGGAGCTTTTTTAGATTTGAAATTAACTTCGGAAATGCTGTTGCCGTAGGAGCTGCGGCAGGAGCCGGCGGAATAGGTTACGAGCTTTTTATGGCAGGCTCTTTAAACTTTAATATGAGTGAAGTCGGCTTTATATCCTATCTTATTTTCGGAACGGCAATTATTTTGGAAATATCTTCGACAAGGATAAGAAACAGAATTAGGCATTAG
- the phnC gene encoding phosphonate ABC transporter ATP-binding protein, with product MILELKNISKTYPSGRRALQNISFKIEEGEILAIIGLSGAGKSTMLRCINRLVEPDEGEVIFLGEKINRLKGKKLRQYRSKIGMIFQNYNLVERLNAVENVLHGCLGSIPSYRGALGLYTEKGKEKAFALLQTVGMEEFAFQRCSELSGGQKQRIGIARALMQSPSLLLCDEPIASLDPQSAETVLNYIKEFAVNKNIACLISLHQMEAAKKYADRIIALNNGKIVFDGRPDSLNDEVLHKEIFASASMNSGEKVL from the coding sequence GTGATTCTTGAACTTAAAAACATTTCAAAAACTTATCCTTCGGGACGAAGGGCCTTACAAAACATTTCTTTTAAAATAGAAGAAGGAGAAATCCTTGCAATAATAGGCCTCTCGGGAGCCGGAAAGTCTACAATGCTTAGATGTATAAACCGCTTGGTCGAGCCGGATGAAGGAGAAGTTATTTTTTTGGGAGAAAAAATAAACAGGCTTAAAGGAAAAAAATTAAGACAATACCGCTCAAAGATAGGAATGATTTTTCAAAATTATAATCTGGTCGAGCGTCTTAATGCCGTCGAAAATGTTCTGCACGGCTGCCTCGGCTCAATTCCTTCTTACCGCGGGGCACTAGGCCTTTATACCGAAAAAGGAAAAGAAAAAGCCTTTGCTCTTTTACAAACCGTAGGCATGGAAGAATTTGCCTTTCAAAGATGCAGCGAATTAAGCGGAGGTCAAAAACAAAGAATAGGAATTGCAAGAGCCTTAATGCAAAGCCCCAGCCTTTTATTATGCGATGAGCCCATAGCCTCCCTTGACCCGCAGTCGGCAGAAACGGTTTTAAATTATATTAAAGAATTTGCAGTAAATAAAAACATCGCCTGTCTTATAAGTTTACACCAAATGGAAGCGGCAAAAAAATATGCCGACAGAATCATCGCTCTCAATAACGGAAAAATAGTTTTTGACGGAAGACCCGATTCCTTAAACGATGAAGTCTTGCACAAAGAAATTTTTGCAAGCGCTTCTATGAACAGCGGAGAAAAAGTTCTATGA
- the argF gene encoding ornithine carbamoyltransferase, translated as MLKEIRGKSAKNLRGRSFLKLLDFTTDEIRYLLDLSKNFKDMKRAGIPHRYLEGKNIVLLFGKTSTRTRCSFEVAGYDLGMGVTYLDPNSSQMGHKESIEDTARVLGRMYDGIEYRGFSQELVETLAEYSGVPVWNGLTDLFHPTQMLADLLTIEEKFGYLKGLKFTYMGDARNNVANSLMIACVKMGMHFTACSPKHLFPTEDLVAEAKKIAAQTGGSVTLTENVNEGTKGAHVLYTDIWVSMGEPDSVWEERIKLLKPYQVNKAAMDNADKDAIFLHCLPSFHDLKTTKGQEIHKKFGLPEMEVTNEVFESHKSVVFDEAENRMHTIKAVMYATMC; from the coding sequence ATGCTTAAAGAAATTCGAGGAAAGAGCGCAAAAAACTTGCGCGGAAGAAGCTTTCTAAAATTGTTGGATTTTACTACAGACGAAATCCGCTATTTACTTGACCTTTCAAAAAATTTTAAAGACATGAAAAGGGCCGGAATTCCTCACAGATACCTAGAAGGAAAAAACATCGTTCTTCTTTTTGGAAAAACCTCTACAAGAACACGATGCTCTTTTGAAGTTGCAGGTTATGACCTTGGAATGGGCGTTACCTACCTTGATCCCAATTCTTCACAGATGGGACATAAAGAATCTATCGAAGACACAGCCCGTGTTTTAGGAAGAATGTATGACGGCATCGAGTACCGAGGCTTTAGCCAAGAGCTTGTAGAAACATTGGCCGAATATTCCGGTGTTCCCGTATGGAACGGATTAACCGACCTTTTCCACCCGACTCAAATGCTTGCAGACCTTCTTACAATCGAAGAAAAATTCGGCTATTTGAAAGGACTTAAATTTACATACATGGGAGATGCACGAAACAACGTAGCCAACTCCCTCATGATAGCCTGCGTAAAAATGGGAATGCACTTTACAGCATGTTCGCCCAAGCACCTCTTCCCCACTGAAGACTTGGTAGCCGAAGCAAAGAAAATCGCAGCCCAAACAGGAGGAAGCGTAACCCTTACCGAAAATGTAAACGAAGGCACAAAGGGAGCTCATGTTCTTTATACCGACATTTGGGTATCTATGGGAGAACCCGACAGCGTATGGGAAGAACGCATTAAGCTCTTAAAGCCCTATCAGGTAAACAAGGCTGCTATGGACAATGCAGACAAGGATGCAATCTTCTTGCACTGCCTCCCCTCCTTCCATGACCTAAAGACAACTAAGGGTCAGGAGATTCACAAAAAGTTCGGCCTTCCCGAAATGGAAGTTACAAACGAGGTTTTTGAATCTCATAAATCCGTTGTTTTTGATGAAGCCGAAAACCGCATGCATACAATCAAGGCTGTTATGTATGCCACAATGTGCTAA
- a CDS encoding ABC transporter permease subunit: protein MKFDLKIYSEDKKKKRHYHKKETSYSWEKKQIFFAKKKLKAIIILLSLILIYYFASNITGFKDLKAIFKFPLAIAWLIKNFIPDNESLKHIPIIIKTLGETCVIAASATTAAAFFALILALLGSQTTGINKPFQIILTLIASFLRNIPLVAWAMLLLFSFKQNNFTGFLALFIITLGHLVRAFKEMIEETSEESFTALRAAGVPYFPALFNAVFPSIAPGLVSWLLYTVETNVRDSALIGILTGTGIGFLFNLYFKSFRYNSAGLIILCLVIIVLLIDILSNKIRRILL from the coding sequence ATGAAGTTCGATTTAAAAATTTACTCTGAGGACAAAAAAAAGAAAAGACATTATCACAAAAAAGAAACTTCATACTCTTGGGAAAAAAAACAAATCTTTTTTGCGAAGAAAAAACTAAAGGCAATTATTATTCTTTTAAGTCTTATTTTAATATATTATTTTGCATCAAATATAACCGGCTTTAAAGACCTTAAAGCAATTTTTAAATTTCCCCTTGCAATAGCTTGGCTTATAAAAAACTTTATACCCGACAATGAAAGTTTAAAACATATTCCGATTATAATAAAAACCTTGGGCGAAACCTGTGTAATAGCGGCCTCGGCAACTACCGCTGCGGCTTTTTTCGCCCTTATCTTAGCCCTCCTCGGCTCTCAAACCACAGGAATAAATAAGCCCTTTCAAATAATCCTTACCCTTATAGCTTCGTTTTTAAGAAACATTCCGCTGGTAGCATGGGCAATGCTTTTATTGTTTTCGTTTAAACAAAATAATTTTACCGGTTTTTTAGCCCTCTTTATAATTACCTTGGGTCATCTGGTAAGAGCTTTTAAGGAAATGATAGAAGAAACAAGCGAAGAATCTTTTACAGCGTTACGGGCTGCGGGCGTTCCGTATTTTCCGGCTCTCTTTAATGCCGTATTCCCAAGCATAGCGCCCGGCCTTGTTTCGTGGCTCTTATACACGGTTGAAACGAATGTGAGGGACTCCGCTCTAATAGGAATTCTAACGGGAACCGGAATAGGTTTTTTATTTAACCTTTATTTTAAAAGTTTCCGTTATAATAGTGCAGGCTTAATTATTTTATGCCTTGTAATCATAGTTTTACTCATCGATATTCTTTCAAACAAAATAAGGCGGATTCTTTTATGA
- a CDS encoding helix-turn-helix domain-containing protein, whose product MQKSYYAFLNHTNSDIVKKDNPYPHFKTYAFSSEIGRGYSAIYDVGSYAHICIADHLYYEDFKYTVPSDEGIYIQQYDSIASDKKYPAGRVYTGMQYIQHYTNVKTVQYVIKKETPACIIGLQLNPEYYGAYLKNTFGITEENFCTKISLLPKENYIPEISFILNQIRKFSGTEASAKLFFKSKVDEISALLLRRTENIQKAEHSVFSADHAAIMQTIEFINKNLHKRLPLETLAKMSYMSPSKFKYVFKAVTGFPLTDYLVNKKMEKACSLLLNTNMYVANIAQSLGYRSTGYFSACFEKYTGMLPNEYRRR is encoded by the coding sequence ATGCAAAAAAGTTATTACGCTTTTTTAAACCATACCAATTCGGATATTGTAAAAAAAGATAATCCGTATCCGCATTTTAAAACCTACGCATTTTCTTCCGAAATAGGAAGAGGATATTCTGCTATTTATGATGTAGGCTCTTATGCACATATTTGTATTGCCGATCATCTTTACTATGAGGATTTTAAATATACGGTACCATCGGATGAAGGTATTTATATTCAGCAATATGATTCTATTGCCTCCGACAAAAAATATCCTGCAGGGAGAGTGTATACCGGAATGCAATACATTCAGCATTACACTAATGTTAAAACGGTTCAGTATGTTATAAAAAAGGAAACTCCTGCATGTATTATCGGGCTTCAATTAAACCCCGAATATTACGGTGCATATTTAAAAAACACCTTCGGCATTACGGAAGAAAATTTTTGCACAAAAATTTCTCTCTTGCCGAAAGAAAACTATATTCCTGAAATTTCTTTTATATTGAATCAGATACGGAAATTCTCGGGAACCGAAGCGAGTGCAAAACTTTTTTTTAAAAGCAAAGTTGACGAAATCTCCGCCCTTCTTTTACGAAGAACCGAAAACATACAAAAAGCGGAACACTCCGTTTTTTCAGCCGACCATGCAGCTATTATGCAAACGATTGAGTTCATAAATAAAAACTTACACAAAAGACTTCCGCTTGAAACGCTTGCAAAAATGTCGTATATGAGCCCTTCAAAATTTAAATATGTTTTTAAAGCCGTTACCGGTTTTCCGCTCACCGATTATCTTGTTAATAAAAAAATGGAAAAAGCCTGCTCCCTGCTTTTAAATACTAATATGTATGTTGCAAACATCGCCCAAAGTCTCGGCTATCGCAGCACCGGATATTTTTCCGCCTGCTTTGAAAAGTACACAGGTATGCTTCCGAATGAATATAGGAGGAGGTGA
- a CDS encoding YitT family protein, whose product MKEKLLSFFYIVCGVLMIASGIHFFLLPSKLSLGGATGMALVLSKYLPLSTGALLVVVNIFLFALGFLIIGNKFGLKTVCASLGLSGAVWLLEIFVPLQGPIVNDKFLQLVIAVILYGGGVGIVLNQYASTGGSDIFAMILQKYFGLDLGKGCLITDFTITVFAGFAYGPEIALFSLVGVIINGLVIDSTIDGLNMSKYCVINTDKPDELCRFMVELGRSANVYKATGAYTRAERSVIQTVMSRRDFVKLKSYLAANDPKAFMVVTNAHSVFGWHWRRIGE is encoded by the coding sequence ATGAAAGAAAAATTATTAAGTTTTTTTTACATTGTTTGCGGAGTTTTGATGATAGCATCAGGTATTCATTTTTTCTTGCTGCCTTCAAAATTATCCTTGGGCGGGGCTACAGGAATGGCCTTGGTATTATCAAAATACCTTCCGCTTTCTACAGGAGCCTTACTTGTTGTAGTAAACATTTTTCTGTTTGCTCTCGGCTTTTTAATCATCGGAAACAAATTCGGTCTTAAAACGGTTTGTGCGAGCCTTGGGCTTTCAGGAGCGGTATGGCTTTTAGAAATCTTTGTTCCATTGCAGGGGCCGATTGTAAACGACAAATTCTTACAGCTGGTAATTGCCGTCATCCTTTACGGGGGAGGCGTAGGCATAGTTTTAAATCAGTATGCATCAACCGGAGGAAGCGATATCTTTGCAATGATTCTGCAAAAGTATTTCGGCCTAGACTTGGGAAAGGGCTGCTTAATTACGGACTTTACCATTACAGTTTTTGCGGGCTTTGCTTACGGCCCGGAAATAGCCTTGTTTTCCTTAGTGGGTGTAATCATAAACGGACTCGTAATCGACTCTACAATCGACGGCCTTAACATGAGTAAATACTGCGTTATAAATACGGATAAGCCCGATGAACTTTGCCGATTTATGGTGGAACTAGGCCGTTCTGCAAACGTATATAAGGCAACGGGGGCTTACACAAGAGCCGAACGCTCGGTTATTCAAACCGTTATGAGCCGCAGGGACTTTGTAAAGTTAAAAAGCTATCTTGCCGCAAACGACCCTAAAGCCTTTATGGTTGTAACAAACGCCCACTCCGTATTCGGCTGGCATTGGAGAAGGATAGGCGAATAA